From the Microplitis mediator isolate UGA2020A chromosome 6, iyMicMedi2.1, whole genome shotgun sequence genome, one window contains:
- the LOC130669781 gene encoding histone-lysine N-methyltransferase E(z) isoform X1, producing the protein MSKVKVTAEWKKRVRSEYMRLRQMKRYKRADEVKIAWNQNRKVMTDLLVTEQKRWADGKATWLAMQDVPAHVSCMKKAEVTSSENDAQTCPVKIINAVTPIPTMYTWAPIQQNFMVEDETVLHNIPYMGDEILDQDGTFIEELIKNYDGKVHGDRESGFMDDSIFIDLVKALITYEKEDKEREPTRKVRDKDDKDKKDSEPRADKTADVKDLKPPGRSPSMQIFNAISSMFPDKGSPEELKEKYIELTERSDPNVLPPECTPNIDGVNAKSVPREQVMHSFHTLFCRRCFKYDCFLHPSKGTSQGLQVCHPGPNLQKRKGPDLKPFSDPCGAECYMHLEGVKEKLAAQAADNKDDDADDKRGPRKVRKQASVDSGNEASSEDSNDSNKYSQNGNCQDFKQNVNHDSKTEKTDEEQVQPEHQSPFMLLGLDKRVKTDSQFIWTGSEQSIFRALYKAFPGNPCALAQAMLTKTCKEVYEFAQKEAHDIPAVESLKDYTPPRKKKKKHRLWSMHCRKIQLKKDSGANHVHNFAPCDHPGRPCDNSCPCIQAQNFCEKFCQCSTECQNRFPGCRCKAQCNTKQCPCYLAVRECDPDLCQTCGADQFQVTQISCKNVSVQRGLHKHLLMAPSDVAGWGIFLKESAVKNEFISEYCGEIISQDEADRRGKVYDKYMCSFLFNLNNDFVVDATRKGNKIRFANHSINPNCYAKVMMVNGDHRIGIFAKRAIQPGEELFFDYRYGPTEQLKFVGIEREMEFL; encoded by the exons atgtctaaAGTCAAAGTTACTGCGGAATGGAAAAAAAGGGTAAGATCGGAGTACATGAGACTCCGACAAATGAAAAGATACAAGCGAGCTGATGAAGTTAAAATAGCTTGGAATCAAAATCGAAAAGTTATGACag atttgTTAGTAACAGAACAAAAGCGTTGGGCAGATGGAAAAGCAACATGGCTAGCGATGCAAGATGTCCCAGCCCACGTGTCCTGCATGAAAAAAGCCGAGGTCACGAGCTCTGAAAACGATGCCCAGACATGTCCGgtcaaaataataaacgcCGTGACTCCAATACCCACGATGTATACTTGGGCGCCTATCCAGCAAAATTTTATGGTAGAAGATGAAACTGTTCTTCATAATATTCCTTACATGGGTGATGAAATCCTTGATCAAGACGGTACATTCATCGAGGaactcattaaaaattacgacGGAaag GTTCATGGCGATAGAGAGTCAGGTTTCATGGACGactcaatatttattgatttagtCAAAGCTCTGATAACTTATGAGAAAGAAGACAAAGAACGTGAACCAACGCGCAAAGTTCGTGATAAAGATGACAAAGATAAAAAAGATAGTGAACCGCGTGCTGATAAAACTGCTGATGTCAAGGATCTTAAGCCTCCAGGACGATCTCCGTCAAtgcaaatttttaat gccATCTCCAGCATGTTCCCGGACAAAGGAAGTCCTGaggaattaaaagaaaaatatatcgaGCTGACAGAACGTTCGGATCCAAATGTGCTGCCGCCGGAGTGCACTCCGAACATTGATGGTGTCAATGCTAAAAGTGTACCAAGGGAACAAGTCATGCACTCGTTCCACACTTTGTTTTGCCGTAGATGTTTTAAATATGACTGTTTTCTCCACC CATCCAAGGGAACATCGCAAG GGCTGCAAGTTTGTCATCCGGGACCGAATTTACAGAAGAGAAAGGGTCCGGACTTGAAACCTTTCTCAGACCCCTGCGGGGCTGAGTGTTATATGCATTTAGAAGGAGTCAAGGAAAAATTAGCAGCGCAGGCAGCTGACAATAAGGACGATGATGCTGATGACAAACGGGGACCGCGTAAAGTCCGTAAGCAGGCGAGTGTTGACTCCGGAAATGAAGCCAGCAGTGAGGACAGCAATGACAGCAACAAATACAGTCAGAATGGAAACTGTCAAG atttcAAACAGAACGTAAATCATGATTCCAAGACTGAAAAAACTGATGAAGAACAAGTGCAACCGGAACACCAGTCGCCCTTCATGTTGCTGGGTCTTGACAAACGTGTAAAGACGGACAGTCAATTTATTTGGACCGGCTCAGAACAAAGTATCTTCCGTGCTCTCTACAAAGCGTTCCCTGGTAATCCTTGCGCTCTGGCGCAGGCGATGCTGACGAAAACCTGCAAAGAGGTTTACGAGTTCGCGCAGAAGGAGGCGCATGACATTCCCGCGGTGGAGAGTCTCAAGGATTACACGCCGCCGcgcaagaagaagaagaagcatCGTCTCTGGTCGATGCACTGCAGGAAGATCCAGCTGAAGAAGGACTCGGGAGCCAACCACGTCCACAACTTCGCGCCTTGCGATCATCCTGGCAGGCCGTGCGACAACTCGTGTCCGTGTATACAGGCGCAGAACTTCTGCGAGAAGTTCTGTCAGTGTTCAACGGAATGCCAGAACAGGTTCCCCGGTTGTCGTTGCAAGGCTCAGTGCAATACCAAACAGTGCCCTTGCTATCTTGCCGTACGTGAGTGCGATCCCGATCTGTGTCAAACTTGCGGCGCGGATCAGTTCCAGGTCACTCAGATATCGTGTAAAAATGTGAGCGTACAGCGCGGGCTGCACAAGCATCTTCTGATGGCGCCCTCGGACGTCGCCGGCTGGGGAATTTTCCTCAAGGAGTCTGCAGTTAAGAACGAATTTATATCCGAGTACTGCGGAGAGATTATCAGTCAAGATGAGGCCGATAGACGAGGCAAAGTCTACGACAAGTACATGTGCAGTTTTCTGTTCAATCTCAACaacg ACTTTGTGGTCGACGCGACGCGCAAAGGAAACAAAATCAGGTTCGCAAATCACTCGATTAATCCCAACTGCTACGCAAAAGTCATGATGGTAAATGGCGACCACAGGATCGGAATCTTTGCCAAGAGAGCGATACAACCTGGAGAAGAATTATTCTTTGACTACAG ATATGGACCAACTGAGCAACTAAAATTCGTAGGAATCGAGCGAGAAATGGAATTCCTCTGA
- the LOC130669781 gene encoding histone-lysine N-methyltransferase E(z) isoform X2 encodes MSKVKVTAEWKKRVRSEYMRLRQMKRYKRADEVKIAWNQNRKVMTDLLVTEQKRWADGKATWLAMQDVPAHVSCMKKAEVTSSENDAQTCPVKIINAVTPIPTMYTWAPIQQNFMVEDETVLHNIPYMGDEILDQDGTFIEELIKNYDGKVHGDRESGFMDDSIFIDLVKALITYEKEDKEREPTRKVRDKDDKDKKDSEPRADKTADVKDLKPPGRSPSMQIFNAISSMFPDKGSPEELKEKYIELTERSDPNVLPPECTPNIDGVNAKSVPREQVMHSFHTLFCRRCFKYDCFLHRLQVCHPGPNLQKRKGPDLKPFSDPCGAECYMHLEGVKEKLAAQAADNKDDDADDKRGPRKVRKQASVDSGNEASSEDSNDSNKYSQNGNCQDFKQNVNHDSKTEKTDEEQVQPEHQSPFMLLGLDKRVKTDSQFIWTGSEQSIFRALYKAFPGNPCALAQAMLTKTCKEVYEFAQKEAHDIPAVESLKDYTPPRKKKKKHRLWSMHCRKIQLKKDSGANHVHNFAPCDHPGRPCDNSCPCIQAQNFCEKFCQCSTECQNRFPGCRCKAQCNTKQCPCYLAVRECDPDLCQTCGADQFQVTQISCKNVSVQRGLHKHLLMAPSDVAGWGIFLKESAVKNEFISEYCGEIISQDEADRRGKVYDKYMCSFLFNLNNDFVVDATRKGNKIRFANHSINPNCYAKVMMVNGDHRIGIFAKRAIQPGEELFFDYRYGPTEQLKFVGIEREMEFL; translated from the exons atgtctaaAGTCAAAGTTACTGCGGAATGGAAAAAAAGGGTAAGATCGGAGTACATGAGACTCCGACAAATGAAAAGATACAAGCGAGCTGATGAAGTTAAAATAGCTTGGAATCAAAATCGAAAAGTTATGACag atttgTTAGTAACAGAACAAAAGCGTTGGGCAGATGGAAAAGCAACATGGCTAGCGATGCAAGATGTCCCAGCCCACGTGTCCTGCATGAAAAAAGCCGAGGTCACGAGCTCTGAAAACGATGCCCAGACATGTCCGgtcaaaataataaacgcCGTGACTCCAATACCCACGATGTATACTTGGGCGCCTATCCAGCAAAATTTTATGGTAGAAGATGAAACTGTTCTTCATAATATTCCTTACATGGGTGATGAAATCCTTGATCAAGACGGTACATTCATCGAGGaactcattaaaaattacgacGGAaag GTTCATGGCGATAGAGAGTCAGGTTTCATGGACGactcaatatttattgatttagtCAAAGCTCTGATAACTTATGAGAAAGAAGACAAAGAACGTGAACCAACGCGCAAAGTTCGTGATAAAGATGACAAAGATAAAAAAGATAGTGAACCGCGTGCTGATAAAACTGCTGATGTCAAGGATCTTAAGCCTCCAGGACGATCTCCGTCAAtgcaaatttttaat gccATCTCCAGCATGTTCCCGGACAAAGGAAGTCCTGaggaattaaaagaaaaatatatcgaGCTGACAGAACGTTCGGATCCAAATGTGCTGCCGCCGGAGTGCACTCCGAACATTGATGGTGTCAATGCTAAAAGTGTACCAAGGGAACAAGTCATGCACTCGTTCCACACTTTGTTTTGCCGTAGATGTTTTAAATATGACTGTTTTCTCCACC GGCTGCAAGTTTGTCATCCGGGACCGAATTTACAGAAGAGAAAGGGTCCGGACTTGAAACCTTTCTCAGACCCCTGCGGGGCTGAGTGTTATATGCATTTAGAAGGAGTCAAGGAAAAATTAGCAGCGCAGGCAGCTGACAATAAGGACGATGATGCTGATGACAAACGGGGACCGCGTAAAGTCCGTAAGCAGGCGAGTGTTGACTCCGGAAATGAAGCCAGCAGTGAGGACAGCAATGACAGCAACAAATACAGTCAGAATGGAAACTGTCAAG atttcAAACAGAACGTAAATCATGATTCCAAGACTGAAAAAACTGATGAAGAACAAGTGCAACCGGAACACCAGTCGCCCTTCATGTTGCTGGGTCTTGACAAACGTGTAAAGACGGACAGTCAATTTATTTGGACCGGCTCAGAACAAAGTATCTTCCGTGCTCTCTACAAAGCGTTCCCTGGTAATCCTTGCGCTCTGGCGCAGGCGATGCTGACGAAAACCTGCAAAGAGGTTTACGAGTTCGCGCAGAAGGAGGCGCATGACATTCCCGCGGTGGAGAGTCTCAAGGATTACACGCCGCCGcgcaagaagaagaagaagcatCGTCTCTGGTCGATGCACTGCAGGAAGATCCAGCTGAAGAAGGACTCGGGAGCCAACCACGTCCACAACTTCGCGCCTTGCGATCATCCTGGCAGGCCGTGCGACAACTCGTGTCCGTGTATACAGGCGCAGAACTTCTGCGAGAAGTTCTGTCAGTGTTCAACGGAATGCCAGAACAGGTTCCCCGGTTGTCGTTGCAAGGCTCAGTGCAATACCAAACAGTGCCCTTGCTATCTTGCCGTACGTGAGTGCGATCCCGATCTGTGTCAAACTTGCGGCGCGGATCAGTTCCAGGTCACTCAGATATCGTGTAAAAATGTGAGCGTACAGCGCGGGCTGCACAAGCATCTTCTGATGGCGCCCTCGGACGTCGCCGGCTGGGGAATTTTCCTCAAGGAGTCTGCAGTTAAGAACGAATTTATATCCGAGTACTGCGGAGAGATTATCAGTCAAGATGAGGCCGATAGACGAGGCAAAGTCTACGACAAGTACATGTGCAGTTTTCTGTTCAATCTCAACaacg ACTTTGTGGTCGACGCGACGCGCAAAGGAAACAAAATCAGGTTCGCAAATCACTCGATTAATCCCAACTGCTACGCAAAAGTCATGATGGTAAATGGCGACCACAGGATCGGAATCTTTGCCAAGAGAGCGATACAACCTGGAGAAGAATTATTCTTTGACTACAG ATATGGACCAACTGAGCAACTAAAATTCGTAGGAATCGAGCGAGAAATGGAATTCCTCTGA
- the LOC130669592 gene encoding histone-lysine N-methyltransferase E(z)-like gives MEAEWRRRVRYEYKKIIKLREIKHEYKIKNAWKENETQLRHDTIELQNKWAGKNNVWEVGQELEPNDSGCKVKAILVWPIVEVQECPIVEINPVTTIPNSYIWTSIRKNISVRDETVLPHVPYMGDEVFNDNDNFLEDLLKHYNGKVHGKSAALDDDLFLDLVNALTIYENTSPQKLPKKRKFINPANNDNNEIVVNLMRLPSINIFNAISEIFIDKGTPEDFMNKYIRLVERSDPSLSATRSTPNIDSDESKSLSREQSLQSYQKLFCRRCLQYNCFTHRPDSCSVSKIPIGPRLELSSVPCSSECYLLIREVQKTLDVINTKKVTVGEAEVFGEFEKLQIDKNPRNDSNNNEEASDNQSSYDESEQSFENNDEQTGIMGEETQDVEVNKHSSFTLPEIDEDEYREIWTGAEETLFRALYPLFPGNPCAIAHIILTKTCQDVYKFSFKEGHEIPPDEIEELSLPRAQKKRRGLWEIRSKKKQLMKNNDTSYLCSYKPCDHPGEECDDSCTCVQSQNFCEKYCKCSRECLNRYPGCNCKIKCNTKQCPCYMALRECDPDLCQTCGADQFHVTQTLCKNVNIQRGLHKHLLMGPSDVAGWGVFLKESAVKNEFISEYCGEIISQDEADRRGKVYDKYMCSFLFNLNNDFVIDAMRKGNKIRFANHSTKPNCCAKVMMVNGDHRIGIYAKRAIQPGEELFLDYRYGNTEQLKFRGIERGNPHSNQSS, from the exons atggaagcCGAATGGAGAAGACGAGTGAGatatgagtataaaaaaataattaaattaagagAAATAAAACACGagtacaaaattaaaaatgcgTGGAAAGAAAATGAAACTCAGCTTAGAc atgACACTATTGAGCTACAAAATAAATGGGCTGGTAAAAATAATGTGTGGGAAGTTGGCCAGGAATTGGAACCGAATGATTCTGGTTGTAAAGTGAAAGCTATACTTGTATGGCCGATAGTTGAAGTCCAGGAATGTCCCATTGTTGAGATAAATCCAGTGACGACTATTCCGAATTCGTATATATGGACGtcgataagaaaaaatatcagcGTGCGAGATGAAACAGTTCTTCCACATGTTCCGTATATGGGAGATGAAGTTTTTAATGACAATGACAATTTTCTTGAGGACTTGCTAAAACATTACAATGGCAAG GTACACGGGAAATCGGCTGCTTTGGACGACGACTTATTTTTAGATCTTGTTAACGCTTTGacgatttacgaaaatactTCACCCCAAAAACTTCCAAAGAAGCGGAAATTTATCAATCCAGctaacaatgataataatgaaattgttGTCAATTTAATGAGATTGCCGTCGATTAATATCTTCAAc GCGATATCAGaaattttcattgataaaGGGACACCAGAAGactttatgaataaatatatacgtttAGTAGAACGTTCAGATCCTAGTCTATCAGCAACAAGGAGTACACCGAACATCGATAGTGACGAGAGCAAAAGTTTATCGAGAGAGCAATCCTTGCAGTCCTACCAGAAACTTTTTTGCAGGAGATGCTTACAGTACAACTGTTTTACTCacc gCCCCGACAGCTGTTCAGTCTCAAAAATTCCTATTGGCCCTCGGCTTGAATTGTCCTCTGTACCTTGCAGTAGTGAATGTTACCTACTTATC AGAGAGGTACAAAAAACCCTAGATgtaattaatacaaaaaaagtgACAGTTGGTGAAGCCGAGGTTTTTggtgaatttgaaaaattgcaaataGATAAAAATCCAAGAAACGATTCTAATAACAATGAAGAAGCGTCAGATAATCAAAGTAGTTACGATGAAAGCGAacaaa GTTTCGAAAATAATGATGAGCAGACTGGAATAATGGGAGAAGAAACGCAAGACgttgaagtaaataaacacTCGTCGTTTACATTACCGGAGATTGATGAGGATGAGTACAGAGAAATATGGACGGGTGCGGAAGAGACTCTTTTTCGCGCACTGTATCCACTGTTCCCGGGCAATCCATGTGCGATAGCTCACATAATTCTTACAAAAACATGTCAAGATGTGTACAAGTTTTCATTTAAAGAAGGCCATGAAATACCACCAGACGAAATAGAGGAGCTCAGTCTTCCACGTGCGCAAAAGAAAAGACGAGGACTGTGGGAGATACGGAGCAAAAAGAAACAGCTGATGAAAAATAACGATACGAGTTATTTATGCAGCTACAAACCGTGCGATCATCCGGGTGAGGAATGTGACGACTCTTGTACGTGTGTGCAGTCGCAGAATTTTTGCGAAAAGTACTGCAAGTGTTCAAGGGAATGTCTGAATAGATACCCCGGTTGTAATTGTAAGATAAAGTGTAACACCAAACAGTGCCCTTGTTACATGGCCCTACGCGAATGCGATCCAGATCTGTGTCAAACTTGCGGCGCAGATCAGTTCCACGTCACTCAGACATTATGTAAAAATGTGAACATACAGCGCGGGCTGCATAAGCATCTTCTGATGGGACCCTCGGACGTCGCCGGCTGGGGAGTTTTTCTCAAGGAGTCTGCGGTTAAGAACGAATTTATATCTGAGTACTGCGGAGAGATCATCAGTCAAGATGAGGCCGATAGAAGAGGGAAAGTCTACGACAAGTACATGTGCAGTTTTCTGTTCAATCTTAACAATG ACTTTGTGATTGACGCGATGCGCAAAGGAAACAAAATAAGGTTCGCAAACCACTCGACAAAACCCAACTGCTGCGCAAAAGTTATGATGGTAAATGGCGACCACAGGATCGGAATCTATGCCAAGCGAGCGATACAACCCGGAGAAGAATTATTCTTAGACTACAG ATACGGGAACACCGAGCAACTGAAATTCCGCGGAATCGAACGTGGAAACCCGCATTCAAACCAGTCTTCCTaa